The region GAAAGATAAACAGAAGATAACGAAATTGCTGGAAACGTATCTCTTCGTTCCGGTTCAATAATAATTGGCACATCATATCCTAATTGATTTTGTAACATGTCGACTTGTGCTTTTCCGGTTACAATAAAAGATTCTTTAGCTAAGCCAACAGAAGACAGTTGGCGCCAAACACGCTGTACCATTGATTCTAGTTGACTATCTTCCGTTTTTAAAACTTTTAAAAACTGTTTTGCCCGCGCATCGTTCGAAAGCGGCCAAAGCCGTTTCCCAGAGCCGCCGGAAAGAAGGATCACCTTCATTAATGTTCACCTACCTGAAATCAGCGACCAAGCGATTGAATAACTTTTCATACTCAACCACTGTGTAGTCAAAATTAAATATTTTCGAAATTTTGTTTGCTGCATTTTTTACTTTTATTTCAAGCACTTCTTTATCCATTTTCATCACTTGTTTGATTCGTTCAGCAATTGCTTGAACGTCTCCCGGGGCAAACCCACCTAATCCATCATTGCCGACGATATTTTTAATATCTAATGTACCTTCAATTTCTGAAAAAATAGCTGGAATCTCCAACACCATTGCTTCCAAAATTGCTAAACCAAGTCCCTCATTATATGATGGAAAAACAAATAAATCTGCTGCCGCAACAATTTCATATGGATCCTCTACCCATCCAGTAAAAATAACCTTATTTTCAAGAGACAATTTTCGAATTTCCTCTTGAAGCAATTGCACATAATCAGGATAATCTGTCGTATTACCAGCAAGGAGAAGATAAGTATTGTTATCATAGTCAAATATTTGTTGCATAGCTCGAATTAAATCTAGCTGACCTTTTCGTTCGTACACTTCCGCCAATTGCGTAATAATTTTCGCATCTTTTGGCAGTCCATACTTTTTACGTATTTTTTCCCTAATCACATGTTTTTTATTTATGTATGGTTGAGGGTTGAACCAAAGTCCTGGATAAATAACGGATGTTGGGGCATGAATTCCTTTGCTTTGTCCATACTTTCGATAGGCATGTGAAACATAGCAAACCATGTCACACTCATTGAATGCCCACGCATCAGCAATGTTCATCCATTCTGGTCTGATTGGGGACCAACTGTGAAAGGTCGCTACTACAGGAATATTTACATTTGCTGTCCTACGAGCTACATGAGTAGCGAATGCCGGCACCCCTGCATGTACATGGATAATATCATATTTTTTCTCACTCAATAACTTGGCAAGCTTTTGGGTTTCCGGCCAAAACCGCTCGTGCTCTCTTTTAAAAAAATTCATCTGAAAATGACCAATTCCACTTTTTTGCAACTCATCAATTAATTCATCCCAATCAGACAAACCATCAATTTTCCCTGTAGAAATAACATCCACCTCATGCCCACGCTTCTTAAGTCCTTGAGCAATACGGGTTGTGACTAACCCTGAACCACTTTTGAGAATAGTTGTTATTTCTAATATCTGCATCCGTCAAACTCCTCTAATTTTTCTTCTACTATTCTTTCCGATATCGAAGCATATTGGCTAAAGTTTGTACAAGAAAAATTAAAAAATAAAAGGTCGATACATGGGAAACATCCGCAAGCTTAAAAATTGATTTCTAAAGGAAAATGGATTTTTACGCACCTTTATGCATACATATTAGGCGTTTTTGCAACATGCCTCTTTAAACTTTTATGATTCATTGAAACACTTCAAAAATACATCTCTGGTTTGCAGGGCTGTCTTTTCCCAAGAGAATAGCTTTGACCGTTCTAAACTTTTTTCGCGCAATTGTTTTTGTAAAGTCGGGGATAATAAGACCTTCTCTATTGTATAAGCAATTGATTCAACATCATAGGGATCACAATAAAGCGCTGCCTCCCCGCCCACTTCGGGTAGAGATGATACATTAGAAGTTACTACCGGTACACCATATCCCATGGCTTCTAACACTGGCAGTCCAAATCCCTCATATAAGGAAGGATACACAAATACCTCAGCATTACTATATAAAATCGGCAAATCCTCATCTGGCACATATCCTGTCATGATAATACTATCCTTGAATTGACTTTTCTCAATCTCCCTTATAAGCTCCTCAGACCTCATCCCAAGTCCACCTACAAAAACCAAATGGAGCTCTTCCTTTAGGTTAGTTCTAATAATTTCATACGCCTTTAATAATCTATTTAGATTTTTCCTCGGTTCCAAAGTACATATAGACAATATATAGCTCTGGCTTATTCCATATTTCATTAAGGTATGATGTTGTGTTGTCCCATCAGCTTCATTACTGAAACAGGATTTAAAATGACTAGATAAATAAACAACTGAAATTTTCTCTTCTTCTATTTCATAAAGTTCCATAATA is a window of Geobacillus kaustophilus DNA encoding:
- a CDS encoding glycosyltransferase family 4 protein, translating into MIQLIKIGIDLRVLDSLNITGLGRYALNLTQELIKFEEEEYYLIGNVHRSELECAKKIKVPVELPYGDMEFANKLLSLIGYVEDLDMIFSPFYPLPERRNFKGIVTIHDLIPLRLPDIFNNTSIYDFYDIYMRDCAKHVDHIITVSNSTKQDIMELYEIEEEKISVVYLSSHFKSCFSNEADGTTQHHTLMKYGISQSYILSICTLEPRKNLNRLLKAYEIIRTNLKEELHLVFVGGLGMRSEELIREIEKSQFKDSIIMTGYVPDEDLPILYSNAEVFVYPSLYEGFGLPVLEAMGYGVPVVTSNVSSLPEVGGEAALYCDPYDVESIAYTIEKVLLSPTLQKQLREKSLERSKLFSWEKTALQTRDVFLKCFNES
- a CDS encoding glycosyltransferase family 4 protein — encoded protein: MQILEITTILKSGSGLVTTRIAQGLKKRGHEVDVISTGKIDGLSDWDELIDELQKSGIGHFQMNFFKREHERFWPETQKLAKLLSEKKYDIIHVHAGVPAFATHVARRTANVNIPVVATFHSWSPIRPEWMNIADAWAFNECDMVCYVSHAYRKYGQSKGIHAPTSVIYPGLWFNPQPYINKKHVIREKIRKKYGLPKDAKIITQLAEVYERKGQLDLIRAMQQIFDYDNNTYLLLAGNTTDYPDYVQLLQEEIRKLSLENKVIFTGWVEDPYEIVAAADLFVFPSYNEGLGLAILEAMVLEIPAIFSEIEGTLDIKNIVGNDGLGGFAPGDVQAIAERIKQVMKMDKEVLEIKVKNAANKISKIFNFDYTVVEYEKLFNRLVADFR